Part of the Aquimarina sp. MAR_2010_214 genome is shown below.
GGAATATCATTGCGATACGTAAAAGGAACCGACGCATTATTAGGTTTTACAAAATTTCCAGAAACCTGTGTGCTAGAATTAGATGGTGTAGATGCAAATATAACCCGGAAATTCTATGAAAAAGTATGGAATCGATTAGAAGCAATCAATATCCCATACACTTTACATTGGGGGAAAATAAATTTTAATCTCAATTTTCAGCGTATTCAAAATATGTATGGTACTGCCACAGTACAACATTGGCTTGATACCCGTAACGACTTACTCGATTCAGAAGCAATGAACGTATTCACTAATGGTTTTATCGAAAGGTGCGGACTAAACAAATCAGTTGGAGCAATTGTTTAAATAATCATCATAATAACCTTATTTACAAAGATTTAAATATAAAATTTGATTGCAGTCTGAAATATTTTTAATTATTATTTAAGCTCTTTGGCACGATAATCGTTCTAGTATAAATATATTTCATTACTTTAGTTTTTTTAATCCCCCATTACCCAATGAAAAAGCTGTCTCACCTACTACTGCTTTTTTTAGCACAAATTGTCTATTCACAGACGTATACTGTACTGGACTCTGTACAAAATACACCTATATCATATGCCACAATCTCTTTTAGGAATGGAAGTGGTACATTTGCTGATGCTGATGGTAATTTCCAATTTTCAAAAAAATGGTATTCCGATATAGATTCATTATATGTATCATCTATTGGATATAAAGAAATAGCACTCTCTACTGCTTCATTACCAAAAAAAATACGTTTAGTACAGGATATTGCAGAACTCAAAGAGGTATATATCACCGCAGAAAAGAAAAGAAAATATAAAACCAAGAAATTAGCTTCAGAAGTACATAATGATTATTTTAAAAGCTGGCTTCCTACAGTAGAGTCTGAAATTGCAGTTTTCTTTCCTAAAAGCTCTGAGAAGTCTACCAAAATTGCTTCAGTATACCTACCCATTAAAACTGAATCTTCAAACCGGAATTCTAACAAAAAACAATCATTTTCTACTTTATTCAAAATGCAATTTTATAGTAATAATGATGGATACCCCGGAAAAAGATTGTCTTATGAAGATGTTATATTTAAGGTAACCAATAAAGATAAATCTAATTTTGAACTGAACGTTTCAGAACATAAAGTCTATATCCCAAAAGAAGGTATTTTTGTTTCCATACAAGTATTAGGATATACAGATAAGAATGGAAAACTACAGCAAACAAAAAAGTATAGTGAAATTGAAACCCGAAAAGGTATCGTAAAAGTATCTACTACTTTTAGGCCTTTACTTCCGTTTACAGATAAAATTAGTAGTTACAAAACCTTTACCAGGAGAGTGTTTTTTAAAAACAGAACCTGGCAACGTTTTGATAGAGGGTATAGCAAGAACAACAACCTGATCAAAAATAACAACACCAACTATGGTATGGGATTAAAATTGCATTTATACGAAGAGGATTAGGGCTTTATTAATCTAAAAAAGATTTTCTTTTCTTATTAAACTGTACCGCTGCTTCGTGTATTTCTTTATGTTTAGCAGTTTGATTTTCTGCATGATCTACCGCATCAGAGATTGTTAAATAATAATAGGTGGCACCTAATCTATCCGTAAAACCAGATCGTTTCAGAAAGTCTCGAACAGGACCTATTGTACCTACCATTAACAATTGGATTCCGATATCATCAAGATACTGCTGGATATCACCTAATACATGTAGACCTGTACTATCTATATCATGCATATTCGTATTATCAAGGATTAGGAATTCTGGTAATGGTTTTCGATCGGAGATATAACTCAGAATAGTATCTTTAAAATAACTCGAATTACCAAAATACAATTGATTATCAAACCTAATAATCAAATACACTTCTGATTGTTTTGCATTCGGAAATCTATTGATATTTCTGTAGTACTTAGTACCAGGTATATTTACTAATTCAGCAATATGAGGACGAGCACTGTAATACTGAAGAAAAATAAATGACAATATTACTCCAATAAAAATCCCATTTTCTACTCCAAAAATCAATGTTCCAAAAAAAGTGATGATCATTACAATAAAATCTCGTCTTCTAAGTCGAAATAAATATTTTGCTTCACTAAAATTAATCAACCCAAATACAGAAACCAATATAATTGCAGCTAAAACTGCTTTTGGGATATAATAAAAAAACGTCGTAAGAAACAGTAAAGAAAACAGTACCATTAGTGCAGCTATGATAGATGACACCGTAGTCTTTGCTCCTGCTTCATCATTAATCGCCGTTCTGCTATAACTTCCCGAAGAAGGTACTGCCTGAAAAAAAGCACCAATAAACTTAGCTATTCCCAAAGCAAATAACTCTTGGTTAGGACGTATGATATGATCCCTATTTTTCATTTCCATAGATTTAGCAATCCCAATACTTCCAACATATCCAATAAAAGTAACAGTCAATACAGACGGGATAAGTGTAAGCATTGTATTGTAATCCATGTTTGGAATACTAAAAGAAGGAAGTCCGCTAGGTACATCTTTAATTATTGCCAACCCTTTTGCATTTAGATCAAAAATGTAGGCTATAAAAGTTGTAACAACAAGAACCGTAAGCGCACCTGGAAAAGATCGTTTCCATCTTTTAAGTAAATTAATAATTATAATAGAACTAATACAAATCCCTAGTGTAATCCAATTTACTTCAGAAAAATGGCTAATAGCATACCAAATTGTTTGATGCGTATACTTAAAATCAGGAATAGAAAAACCTAATCCTTGACTCAATTGAGAAATAATAATAATTATCGCTGCAGCAGAGATAAACCCCGAAATTACTGGTTGAGAAATAAGATTTACCAAAAACCCCATACGTAGTACACTCATAATAACCTGTAATACACCAATTAAGAGGCCTGTAAACACAACTAGTTCTACAAACTTTTCTGTAAATGGATCTGCGAGTTGACTTACTCCGCTCATTACCAAAATTGCAGTAACAGCTACCGGGCCAATACTTAACTGTCTCGATGTCCCAAAAAAAGCATAAAGTAATAAAGGGACCAGACATGCATATAATCCATAAATTGGAGGCACCCCCATAAGTAATGCGTAAGCAATCGCTTGTGGTATAAGAATAACTCCTACAGTAATACCGGCAATGATATCCGCTTTAAAAAAAGAGCTATCATACTTCTTATCCTTAAAAATCTGAAGAAACGGGATTATTTTATATAATTTTTTGACGTTACCGAAGGTTTTTGATTTATTAGGTAAATCTACAATAGTTTAAGAAGTTATACCAAAAGAATTTATAATTCATCTGTTCAAAATTTAATTCATCTTATTTAGGTAGAAATAATTTATTATAACCAGGCTCGTTCTGTAGATTTACTTATTTTTAACCCCTAACATAGTTTATTTTCTCTTGACACTTTTTAAAAAACTCTATGAACGAAACATTACTTCTTTTCATTTTAGCAATTATTGGATTCATAGCAGGAGTAATTAATACTATAGCTGGTGGTGGTTCTTTACTTACTCTACCTATGCTAATTTTTATGGGGCTCCCTCCTGCTGTTGCAAATGGTACAAATCGTATAGGAGTCTTTATTCAATCCATCTCTTCGATTGCTGGTTTTAGGAGTAAAGGAATCAAGCCAGGTTCTTTCGGAATCTATTTAGGAATATCTGCTCTTGTTGGATCATTGATTGGAGCCCAGGTTGCAATTGACATCAAAGGGGATACATTTAATAAAATCCTTGCTATTGTGATGGTTATCGTAGTCCTTTTTATGGTTTTTAAACCTAAAGTAAACCTTCAAAATGTAATAGAAAGAACACATGGCAAACATCTTTGGATATCCATTCTCGCTTTTTTCTTTATTGGAGTCTACGGTGGGTTTATTCAAGCTGGTGTAGGGATATTTATCTTATTAGCACTAACCTCTATAAATTACCTAAACCTTGTTACATCAAATGCTGTTAAAGTATTGGTAGTTTTTATTTACACTATTGGAGCATTAGTCATTTTTGCATATAACAATCAGGTCGATTACCTCTATGGGCTTATTCTTGCTATAGGAAATGCTACAGGAGGATGGATTGCAAGCAGATGGTCTGTTAAGAAAGGAGATGGTTTAGTTAAAGTGTTTCTAATTATCATGGTTATTGCTATGGCAATTAAGTTATGGTTGGATAGCTAAGGAATCAATATCATACTTATCCCGCTCTATGTTTCATACTATGGCGTATAAAACAATCAATCCTCTTATACTCTTAGGATTATATCATCTATTTTACATATCTCATCCATTATTCTTATCTTTTCAATCTAATAAACACAAAAATCACCACCACATGAAACTTTCCCCCGTATTCATCACCTTGGTATGTCTTGTTTTAATGAATTGTAAATCGCATAAAAATGAAGACACTGAAGAAAGTAATGAAACTATTACTAAAACCGCTAAAGAAATACCGAAAAAACCAGTCAGTGATATCATTATCGACCCAATAACTCATGCCACAACCATCTTAGAATGGAATGGAAAAACAATATACATTGATCCAGCAGGAGGTGCTAAAGCTTTTAAAAATAAGAAACTTGCAGACTTGGTACTCATAACAGACATTCATAGTGATCATATGGATATTGAAACTTTGGATAGTCTGGATTTATCAAAAGCAGAAATTATTGCTCCTCAGGCTGTTGCCGAAAAACTTCCTGCAAAATATACCGATCACCTGATTATTCTTAATAATGGAGAAATAAAAGAGGTACAAGGCATATCTATTGAGGCAGTCCCTATGTACAACCTAAGAGAAGAAGCTCTAAAATACCATGATAAAGGTAGAGGCAATGGTTATATAATCACTTTAGGAAAAAAACGACTTTATTTTTCGGGAGATACAGAAGACATTCCCGAGATGAGAGCATTGCAATATATAGATATGGCATTTATATGTATGAATTTACCGTATACTATGACAGTAGAAAGCGCAGCCAGTGCAGTTTTAGACTTTAAACCTAAGCAAGTATACCCATATCATTATCGAGGAACTGAAGGATTAAGTGATGTCGCAAAATTTAAAGAACTGGTATCAAGAAATCCAGATATAGAAGTAGTGCAATTAGACTGGTATCCCGACAATACCAAATAGCCCTTTAGCACCCTTTTACTATCTAATATTATAAAGGTCTGCATTTATAGCAGACCTTTATAATTATGTTTATATGATTACAAAAAATCATTATATCATTATATTTTTTTTACTCTAACTGCATTCATTCCTTTCTGACCACGCTCAAGCTCAAAAGATACTTTATCATTTTCTTTTACCTCTTGCATCAATCCATTCACATGCACAAAATATCGCTCCTGAGTTTCTTCGTCATTAATAAAACCATATCCCTTAGAATCATTAAAGAATGCAACTTTCCCCTTTCTTACCGGGTCAAATTCTTCTTTTTCTCTTTTAGGAACTCCAATTTCAATATTTTCCGCTTTGATTTTTTTCTTTTTGGTCGGATCTGGAGGAGTATCGGTAGTATACCCATTCTCATCAACATAGGCAATCATACTATCCAACCCATTACCTTTGTTAGAATTAGCTCTACGTTCCTCTTTCTTTTTCTGCTTTTCTTCTCTCTTTTTTAATTTCTTCTTTTCTTTTTCAATTTTACTAAAAGTCTGTTGTGATTTTGCCATTCGCTATTTTTACTATTTTTTTTATTAAACCTATTTTTAACCTAAAATATAAGAGGTTGTCATTGAAATACTAAACGAATGATTGGAAAATAGCAATTTCTAAGATTGATTTACCGAATAATTTACCCAGTGGTTGCAATAACATATACATCTGATATATAGATATCAATGTATTGAGATTTTTACAAAGATAAGTTTTCATTTTTAATTTCAGAAAAGTATTTACCTGATTCATGGTTATATATATAATTTAAGCTTTGATAAAACTAAATTCGTAAATTCGAAAGCTCATTTTTTTTACTTCTAAAACATTAATTTCTATAATTTTTTGAATGGAAAACTGTACTGATAAACAACATCATAAACATTTTGCTATTTATAAACCATATGGCTATTTAAGTCAGTTTATTAATAATGGGCAAAAACAAAATTCAAAAAAACTATTAGGAGAGTTATATGATTTTCCTGAAGGAACAATGGCTATAGGACGACTGGATGAAAAATCAGAAGGATTATTATTACTTACCACAGACGGAAAAATGAGTAATCATATTTGTAGTAGTGGAAACGTAGAAAAAGAATACTATGCCCAGGTAAATGGTGATATCTCTATGGATGCTATTGAATTGTTAAAAAAAGGAGTAGAAATTGGTTTTGAAGGAAAAAAATACACCACTACACCTTGTAAAGCTTCAAAACTAAATGCTATTCCTAAATTTCCAGAAAGGTCTAAAAAAATACGTGATGATCGGCATGGCCCTACTAGCTGGGTCTCTATTACACTAAAAGAAGGAAAATTTCGTCAAGTACGAAAAATGACATCGGCTGTTGGCTTTCCCACATTGCGGCTGGTAAGAATACGAGTTGGAGGTACTTATTTAGACGAAATGAAAGCCGGAGAAGTTAGAGAACTACATACTTTATAATCATATAAAGCGTACTCTGCCATCACTATTTTTAGTTATTTTGAACCAAATATTCTGATTTTTCCTATAACACAATCTTATCTCTTCTTTATCCCAAGTAAAAGCAAAACATCTACAAGAATGATATTCTAAAAAGCACACGTAAACAAGATTATGATAGAATTATTTTTTTTAAGATTAAATACTATAGATTAATATTCTAATTTATATACATTATTTAGAATATTAATTGTTCATATGTAATTTTGAGCAAATTATTATGCTTATCATGAAATTACACACCACAGAACAACAACAGCTTGAAGAATTATATTCTAACATCAAAAATACAACTCAGAATTTTTTGGGATACCCCGTTTCAAAAGATTTTGATTATTCAGAATTAATGCCATTTCTTCAATTTCCATTAAACAATTTAGGAGATCCGTTTAGTGAATCAACATATCGCGTAGATTCAAGAGCTATGGAACGTGAAGTTGTAAATTTCTTTGCTGGATTATTTAGAGCTCAAGAAAATGATATCTGGGGATATGTAACCAACGGTGGCTCTGAAGGAAACTTATACGGTCTCTATTTAGCAAGAGAGCTATATCCAAAAGGAATGGTCTATTTTTCTGAAGCTACACATTATAGCATCCAAAAAAATGTAACCCTACTAAATATCAATTATGTAATTGTAAAGTCACTCCCAAACGGTGAGATGGATTATAACGATTTAAAAGAAGCTATTGGCTACAACAGACATAGACCAGCAATAGTAGTTGCAAATATTGGTACTACAATGACAGAAGCTAAAGACAATACCAAAAAAATTAAAGGGATTTTGGAAGATATGGCTATAGAGAAGCATTACATTCATGCAGATGCAGCCCTAGCGGGAGGTTTTGCTCCGTTTGTTACTCCGAGACCTCAATTTGATTTTGAAGATGGTATCGATAGCATCTCAATTAGCGGACATAAATTTATTGGATCTCCCATGCCATCGGGGGTCGTTATTGTAAAAAAAGATAATAGAGATCGAATTGCGAGAAGAATTGCATATATAGGTAGTTCTGATGCTACTATAACCGGATCAAGAAATGGCCATACTCCTCTATTTTTATGGTATGCTATAAAAAAATTAGGAATCGAAGGATTCAAAAAACGCACAGAACATAGTTTAGCCGTTGCTTCTTATACAGAAAATAAGCTGAAAAAACTTGGAATTGAAGCTTGGAGAAATCCCAATGCCATTACCATAATTTTCCCTGCTCCCAACTCAGAAATTATAAACAAGTGGCAATTGGCCACAGAAAAAGAGCAATCTCATATTATATGTATGCCTAATGTGTCATATGAGCAAATTGATAACTTTATAGCAGATATGGAATTGGAAATGTGTCCCACATAAGATATAAAATTATAACATCATACTTATAATGAAATGATTTATCATTGCAAGTACCACCGTCTTATGCGGTGGTATTCTGTTTTTATATTATTTTTGCGCCAGCTAAAAAAACAACTGTGTTTTAGAATTATCAATAAATCCAATATAAAAACCCACCTTCTACCGTAGTTTGCTATTACTTGATCGGTGTTCTTAAAATTTTTCTTTGATTATAATAACTAACATATACTAGCAAAATAGGTAAAATGATGTATACATTATGAATAGATTACAGCATATAGAAAATGAACTTTTTGATTTAAGAGTACAATTACAAAATCATAAGCTCTATAAAAATTTAGATCATATTAATGACATAAAGATATTTATGGAAAACCATGTTTTTGCGGTTTGGGATTTCATGTCTTTATTAAAAGCAATACAGGTAAAATTAACCAATATAGCTACCCCATGGACTCCAAGAAAAAACCCTGTATTATCACGATTTATAAATGAAATAGTGCATGCAGAAGAAAGTGACATTAACGAGTTAGGAGAACCAAAAAGTCATTTTGAAATGTATTTAGATGCCATGAAACAGGTTAAAGCTAATACATCCAAAATTGATTTATTAATTGATTTAATTGAATCCGGAAATGATATTAATGATGCATTAAGTCAGTTACATATTGATCAGCATGTAATAGATTTTGTTAAGTTCTCTTTCGAAATTATAGAAACCGGAGAATCGCATCGTATTGCTTCTGCATTCACTTTTGGTCGAGAGGATGTAATTCCTGATATGTTTATTGAAATATTAAAAAAATCCGATTCAGAAAACAAACTATATAACAAACTAACGTATTACTTAGAAAGACATATAGAACTTGATGGAGATGAGCATGGCCCCCTTTCATTAGAAATGATTTCTGAATTATGTGGAAATGATTCAAAAAAATGGGAAGATGTCTTACAAGTAGCCAAAAGATCTTTAATCCAAAGAATTAAATTATGGGATTGTATTTCTGATTCAATCGAAAAGGAAAAGCCTACATACAGTATCTAAAACAATAAAAACAAAAGCCTTATATCCTGCTATAAGGCTTTTGTTTTTCTATAACAATGATATCAAAAAGAATCATTTTTCATGATATAGAAATACATTACTCATTTAATAACCGTTGAAATTCTTCAAGATAAAGGCCAATATGATATCCGTCCATAAGTCCATGATGTACATTAATAGCAATAGGTAAACTTAATCTACCCTTTTCTTTGGTATATCTTCCAAAAGAAATTTTAGGAATACTATCCTTAAACTGAAAATGTCTGGCATGTGTAAGCCCGGTAAAATTATACCAGGGAATAGACGAATAATGAATAGTATCTATACGTTTGGCATTATCTGTATATCGTAATCCCGTACTTTTTTTAACAGCCTCAATTTCTTGCTGCGCTTTATTACAAAATGTTTCAAAATCAGTATCATACTCCATAAATGAAAATCCAAATGTATGATCTTCTCTACCTATCGTCGGGGATGCATGAATTTTATCATATACAAACACTTGATTATCCTCTATACGATATCTAAATGCTTCAATAGCATTAGCTGCATGAAGGGACTTGTAGAGATAAAACAAAAAATAAGGATATCCCAAATCTTCTATCTTTTGGTACCCAATTGTAAAATCTACAGTTGTTGTTATCCCAAAAAATGGTTCGTCAAAACTACCAAAAAAGTCAAAATGTTCTTTTCTGTTCCAGGCAGTAAGATCTAATTTTGTTTTCATTTTTATAATATTTGCAATAGCTCGCTAGCCTTTGCAAAACTTCTAAAATTTGGGTGATCTATCTTATCATTAACCATTTCATGTACCCAGGTAGTATGAAACGGAATATGAAATGCATGCGCTCCAATATTCAAAACTGGCAGGACATCAGATTTTAAGGAGTTACCTACCATTAAAAATTCATCTTCAGTGATATCCAAATGCTTTACCAGTTTTTTATATTGTTTTTCTGTTTTATCTGAAACAATTTCAATATGATGGAAATAATTTTCCAGTCCAGATTTAATGAGTTTTCGCTCCTGATCTAACAAATCGCCTTTAGTTGCCATTACAAGACGGTATTTCTTAGATAATTGATGCAATGTCTGATCAATTCCATCAATCAATTCTATGGGCTCCTGAAGCATTTCTTTTCCTTTTTCTATCAGTTTTTGCACCAAATCTATCGTCATATTTCCATTAGAGATTTTGATAGCAGCTTCTATTAACGAAAGCGTAAAAGGTTTGATCCCATAGCCATACAATGGCAGGTTTTGCATTTCGACATCAAAAAGTAATTTATTCGCCTCTTCTTTGGATAAATACTCCTCTAGTAAAGTACAAAGCTCATCCTCTGCTTTTCTAAAAAAAGTTTCATTTACCCAGAGCGTATCATCTGCATCAAAAGCAATTACTTTAATCTTTTTTAAAGGCATTTTATCTTACCAATTTTTTATACTTAATACGTTTTGGCATTAAATCACCACCTAAACGTTTCTTTTTATTCTCTTCATAATCAGAGAAACTTCCTTCGAAGAAATATACTTGCGAATCTCCTTCAAAAGCCAAAATATGAGTACAAACCCTATCCAAAAACCAACGGTCGTGAGAAATTACTACAGCACATCCGGCAAAGTTTTCTAATCCTTCTTCCAGCGCTCGTAACGTATTGACATCAAGATCATTAGTTGGCTCATCTAAAAGTAATACATTACCCTCTTCTTTTAAGGTCATTGCCAAGTGTAATCGGTTACGTTCACCTCCAGAAAGAGCAGATACCATTTTGTTTTGTTCGCTTCCGCTAAAATTAAAACGACTCAAATACGCTCTGGAATTTACTTGCCTTCCTCCCATCGTGACCAATTCCTGTTCATCACTGAAATTTTGCCAAATAGTTTTGTCAGGATCGATATTACTATGACTTTGATCTACATAAGCGATCTTAGCAGTATCCCCGACAGCAAAGCTACCTTTATCTGGTTGCTCCTCTCCCATTATCATTTTAAATATAGTAGTTTTACCAGCTCCGTTTGGACCAATAATACCAACAATACCTGCCTGAGGAAGATTAAAATTTAAATCTTCATACAACAACTTATCATCAAAAGCCTTACTTACTCCTGTAGCTTCGATTACATTAGTTCCTAATCTAGGACCGTTAGGGATATAAATTTCAAGCTTTTCGTCCACTTGTTTTTGATCCTGACTAAGCAGTTTATCATAGTTACTTAAACGTGCTTTTTGTTTTGCCTGACGACCTTTAGGAGCCATACGAACCCATTCTAACTCTCGCTCTAAGGTTTTTTGACGTTTAGAAGCTTGTTTTTGTTCTTGTGCAAGTCGTTTCGATTTTTGATCTAACCATGAAGAATAATTTCCTTTCCAAGGAATACCTTCTCCTCTATCAAGTTCTAATATCCATCCTGCAGCATTATCCAAAAAGTATCTATCGTGAGTTACGGCAATTACAGTACCTTTATATTGTTGTAAGTGATGTTCTAACCAATGTACTGATTCTGCATCTAAGTGGTTAGTAGGTTCATCTAATAATAAAACATCTGGTTCTTGTAATAAAAGACGACAAAGAGCCACCCTTCTACGTTCACCACCGGACAGTACTCCAATTTTCTTATCAGATTCTGGAGTACGAAGTGCATCCATAGCTATTTCCAGCTTGGTATCCAGCTCCCATGCATTACTGGCATCAATCTGATCCTGCAGGTTAGCTTGTTTATCCATAAGCTCCTGCATTTTATCGGGATTCTCATAGACCTCTGGTAAACCAAACATATCATTGATCTTATTATACTCATCTAGAATAGCGACAGTATCTGCCACACCTTCTTTTACTACTTCTAGTACAGTTTTTTCAGGATCCAGTTTTGGTTCTTGTTCTAACAAACCAACTGTATATCCAGGAGCAAATACAACATCACCCTGATAGTTTTTATCTATTCCTGCTATAATCTTAAGTAAAGTAGATTTTCCAGAACCATTAAGTCCCAGGATACCTATTTTAGCTCCATAAAAAAAGCTGAGATATATGTTTTTGAGAACCGGAGTATTTGCACTTTTGTACGTTTTACTCACTCCGGACATCGAAAAAATTACTTTTTTATCGTCTGACATAAGCCCTTAATTGTTATTTTTGATTGTATAGTTATAAGAGTTAAACTCTCCCTTTTAATGCATTAAAAACCCAGGCAATTGCAAAAAAACCAACACCAACAGCTGCAAAACCATATCCTGATACATCTCTATATCTAAAAGCTCCTAGTGCAATAAGTGCCAACCCAACTAATATCATTATAAAAGTTGCCCAAGCCAACACTGTATTTTT
Proteins encoded:
- a CDS encoding CAL67264 family membrane protein — translated: MGMNKNTVLAWATFIMILVGLALIALGAFRYRDVSGYGFAAVGVGFFAIAWVFNALKGRV